From Ignisphaera aggregans DSM 17230, the proteins below share one genomic window:
- a CDS encoding Chromate transporter (COGs: COG2059 Chromate transport protein ChrA~InterPro IPR003370~KEGG: nth:Nther_0231 chromate transporter~PFAM: Chromate transporter~SPTR: B2A4Q8 Chromate transporter~PFAM: Chromate transporter), which produces MYGYVYTLITLFITFLKIGAFVFGGGYAMIPVIRHEVVDRYGWLSEEEFLDLIAIAESTPGPIAINAATYVGYRVGGIAGAILATLGVVIPPFTVIILIATALQRFYTHPIVRALLNGIRGAVIGLVTSALITVITGVFKGLNNIQTIATIAIAVTVFIAVTIFKHDPIVMIAISAIIGVALGVARIW; this is translated from the coding sequence ATGTATGGCTATGTATATACGCTAATAACATTGTTTATAACGTTTTTGAAGATAGGGGCATTTGTCTTTGGTGGTGGCTATGCTATGATACCTGTTATTAGGCATGAAGTTGTTGATAGATATGGATGGCTTAGTGAGGAAGAATTTCTAGATCTTATAGCTATTGCCGAATCTACCCCAGGTCCTATAGCTATAAATGCAGCTACATATGTTGGCTATAGAGTTGGGGGTATAGCTGGTGCTATATTAGCTACACTAGGTGTAGTCATACCTCCATTTACAGTAATAATACTTATTGCAACAGCTCTACAGAGATTCTATACCCATCCCATTGTAAGAGCACTGTTAAATGGTATTAGAGGAGCTGTTATAGGTCTAGTTACATCAGCTTTAATAACAGTTATAACAGGGGTATTCAAGGGGTTGAACAATATACAGACAATAGCTACTATAGCTATAGCTGTAACGGTGTTTATAGCTGTAACTATATTTAAACACGATCCAATAGTAATGATAGCGATATCAGCTATCATAGGAGTAGCTCTAGGGGTTGCGAGGATATGGTAA
- a CDS encoding inositol monophosphatase (COGs: COG0483 fructose-1 6-bisphosphatase of inositol monophosphatase family~InterPro IPR000760~KEGG: sto:ST0547 extragenic suppressor protein SuhB~PFAM: inositol monophosphatase~SPTR: Q974W3 264aa long hypothetical extragenic suppressor protein suhB~PFAM: Inositol monophosphatase family), translated as MVYMDINEIKMGIVKCVDNVRRYLLGETPRGIVGNNVSGDISKEFDLIAEDILSNCLREVLGEVMIIGEERGLRQYGSRWIAIIDPVDGSTNYDAEIPWASISIAIARGGRSNTLKDIEFAIVSEIFRDRMYVYDYGDVRIGERKIYRGVIPKPIVLGYFESYSTYKPLENYIRNRNEKLTIRSLGSAALDIVYVGMGNAEVFIDARAKLRNVDISAALRIAMALGAKAYVCDYRDPLDIPIDRIERIKFILVGFNDRYLDIALSSMNIH; from the coding sequence GTGGTTTATATGGATATAAATGAGATTAAGATGGGTATAGTTAAGTGTGTTGATAATGTTAGAAGATATCTACTAGGTGAAACACCGAGAGGTATTGTTGGGAATAATGTTTCTGGCGATATTTCAAAGGAGTTCGATCTTATTGCAGAGGATATTCTATCTAATTGTCTGAGGGAGGTACTAGGCGAGGTTATGATTATTGGTGAGGAGAGGGGGCTGAGACAGTATGGCTCTAGATGGATAGCTATTATAGATCCTGTTGATGGTAGTACTAACTATGATGCTGAGATACCATGGGCATCTATATCTATAGCTATAGCTAGGGGAGGGAGAAGCAATACTTTAAAGGATATAGAATTCGCTATTGTTTCAGAGATTTTTAGAGATAGAATGTATGTATATGACTATGGAGATGTAAGAATTGGTGAGAGGAAGATATATAGAGGTGTTATTCCTAAGCCAATAGTATTAGGATACTTTGAGTCCTACTCTACATATAAACCTCTTGAGAACTATATTAGGAATAGAAATGAGAAACTTACTATTAGATCTCTTGGAAGTGCAGCACTAGATATAGTATATGTTGGTATGGGGAATGCTGAGGTATTTATAGATGCTAGAGCTAAGTTGAGGAATGTTGATATTTCAGCAGCACTAAGAATAGCTATGGCGTTAGGGGCAAAGGCATATGTATGTGATTATAGAGATCCTCTTGATATTCCAATAGATAGGATTGAGAGAATAAAATTTATTCTAGTAGGATTCAATGATAGGTATCTAGATATAGCTCTAAGCTCTATGAATATACACTAG